The Blastococcus sp. HT6-4 genome window below encodes:
- the sucB gene encoding 2-oxoglutarate dehydrogenase, E2 component, dihydrolipoamide succinyltransferase — protein sequence MPTSVTMPALGESVTEGTVTRWLKQEGDQVEVDEPLLEVSTDKVDTEIPSPAAGVLTKILVSEDETVDVGAELAVIGGGDGDEGAGSPPASAEDTDTTPQTPDQQVEDAGSGGQEEQPAAEPEPEPQPAAGSGGGGGGEGTPVTMPALGESVTEGTVTRWLKAVGDEVTADEPLLEVSTDKVDTEIPAPVSGTLLEITVNEDETVDVGAQLAVIGTGASGGGTAPAAPAPQQEAPKEEAPAEPEPQAAPKAKEADPASEQPGGDYGASGAQPAASPTSAPPPQVAPQAPSAPAGDGGGQYVTPLVRRLAAEHGVDLNSVSGTGVGGRIRKQDVLAAAEKSAAPAQEAPAAAAPGGLRTPSPAATPDTSLRGRTEKMSRLRSVIARRMVESLQVSAQLTTVVEADVTRIANLRQQAKKDFESREGVKLSFLPFFAKASIEALKAHPSVNSSIDQEAGTVTYHDAENLGVAVDTERGLLVPVIHDAGDLSLGGIARKIADLAERTRTNKVTPDELGGGTFTLTNTGSRGALFDTPIINQPQVAILGVGSVVKRPVVVQDDELGEVIAVRSMVYLALTYDHRIVDGADAARFLVTVKERLEAGQFHGELGLA from the coding sequence ATGCCGACGTCCGTCACCATGCCCGCCCTGGGCGAGAGCGTCACCGAGGGCACGGTCACTCGATGGCTCAAGCAGGAGGGTGACCAGGTCGAGGTCGACGAGCCCCTCCTCGAGGTGTCGACCGACAAGGTCGACACCGAGATCCCCTCGCCGGCCGCCGGCGTGCTCACCAAGATCCTCGTGTCCGAGGACGAGACCGTCGACGTCGGCGCGGAGCTCGCGGTCATCGGCGGCGGGGACGGCGATGAGGGTGCCGGCAGCCCGCCGGCCTCCGCCGAGGACACCGACACCACGCCGCAGACCCCCGACCAGCAGGTCGAGGACGCCGGCTCCGGCGGGCAGGAGGAGCAGCCCGCCGCCGAGCCCGAGCCCGAGCCGCAGCCGGCCGCCGGGTCCGGTGGTGGTGGCGGCGGCGAGGGAACTCCCGTCACCATGCCGGCGCTGGGCGAGAGCGTCACCGAGGGCACCGTCACCCGCTGGCTGAAGGCCGTCGGCGACGAGGTCACGGCCGACGAGCCGCTGCTGGAGGTCTCCACCGACAAGGTCGACACCGAGATCCCGGCACCGGTCAGCGGCACGCTGCTGGAGATCACGGTCAACGAGGACGAGACCGTCGACGTCGGCGCCCAGTTGGCCGTCATCGGCACCGGCGCCTCCGGCGGCGGCACTGCCCCCGCCGCCCCCGCCCCGCAGCAGGAGGCGCCGAAGGAGGAGGCCCCGGCCGAGCCGGAGCCGCAGGCGGCGCCCAAGGCGAAGGAGGCCGACCCCGCCAGCGAGCAGCCCGGTGGCGACTACGGCGCCAGCGGCGCCCAGCCGGCCGCCTCGCCCACGTCGGCACCGCCGCCCCAGGTGGCTCCGCAGGCCCCGTCCGCCCCGGCCGGTGACGGCGGCGGTCAGTACGTGACCCCGCTGGTGCGCCGCCTGGCCGCCGAGCACGGGGTCGACCTGAACTCCGTCTCCGGCACCGGCGTCGGCGGTCGCATCCGCAAGCAGGACGTGCTCGCCGCCGCGGAGAAGTCCGCCGCCCCGGCCCAGGAGGCTCCGGCCGCGGCCGCCCCCGGCGGTCTCCGCACGCCGTCGCCGGCGGCCACGCCGGACACCTCGCTGCGGGGCCGCACCGAGAAGATGTCGCGGCTGCGCTCGGTCATCGCCCGGCGGATGGTGGAGTCGCTGCAGGTCAGCGCGCAGCTCACCACCGTGGTCGAGGCCGACGTCACGCGCATCGCCAACCTGCGCCAGCAGGCGAAGAAGGACTTCGAGTCGCGCGAGGGCGTCAAGCTCTCCTTCCTGCCGTTCTTCGCGAAGGCCTCGATCGAGGCGCTCAAGGCGCACCCGTCGGTGAACTCCTCGATCGACCAGGAGGCGGGCACCGTCACCTACCACGACGCCGAGAACCTCGGCGTCGCGGTGGACACCGAGCGCGGGCTGCTGGTGCCGGTCATCCACGACGCGGGTGATCTCAGCCTGGGCGGCATCGCCCGGAAGATCGCCGACCTGGCGGAGCGGACCCGGACGAACAAGGTCACGCCGGACGAACTGGGCGGCGGCACCTTCACGCTGACCAACACCGGCAGCCGGGGCGCGCTGTTCGACACCCCGATCATCAACCAGCCGCAGGTGGCGATCCTCGGCGTCGGCTCGGTCGTCAAGCGCCCGGTGGTCGTCCAGGACGACGAGCTCGGCGAGGTCATCGCGGTCCGGTCGATGGTCTACCTGGCGCTGACCTACGACCACCGGATCGTCGACGGCGCCGATGCGGCTCGGTTCCTCGTCACGGTGAAGGAGCGGCTCGAGGCCGGTCAGTTCCACGGCGAGCTCGGCCTCGCCTGA
- the gcvT gene encoding glycine cleavage system aminomethyltransferase GcvT, with protein sequence MSPLTSPLHDRHLAAGAKLADFSGWSMPIEYAGGGVLAEHAAVRDGVGLFDVSHLGTGTVRGPGAAEFVNACLTNDLDRIGPGQAQYTLCCVPDGEEHAGGVVDDLIVYLHGPDDVLLVPNAANAAEVLGRLADAAPPGVTVEDRHADVAVLAVQGPRSLQVLELLGVPGEIGYMSFVTGTGGAGAEVTVCRTGYTGEHGYELLVGADRAVELWDAVLEAGQDLGIRPCGLGARDTLRTEMGYPLHGHELSRDITPNQARAGWAVGWRKPVFWGRDALAAEKEAGPERVLWGLKATGRGIPRPGMAVLGADGAPVGEVTSGTFSPSLRTGIGLALVDTAAGVEEGGELTVDVRGRPQPVTAVRPPFVPSHVR encoded by the coding sequence GTGAGTCCGCTGACCTCCCCCCTGCACGACCGGCACCTCGCGGCCGGGGCCAAGCTCGCCGACTTCAGCGGCTGGTCGATGCCCATCGAGTACGCCGGTGGCGGCGTGCTCGCCGAGCACGCCGCCGTCCGCGACGGGGTGGGGCTGTTCGACGTCTCCCACCTCGGCACGGGCACGGTGCGCGGGCCCGGCGCGGCCGAGTTCGTGAACGCCTGTCTCACCAACGACCTGGACCGCATCGGCCCGGGGCAGGCCCAGTACACGCTGTGCTGCGTCCCCGACGGGGAGGAGCACGCCGGGGGAGTGGTCGACGACCTGATCGTCTACCTCCACGGCCCGGACGACGTCCTGCTCGTGCCCAACGCCGCGAACGCCGCGGAGGTGCTCGGCCGGCTCGCCGACGCCGCGCCGCCGGGGGTCACGGTGGAGGACCGGCACGCCGACGTCGCCGTCCTCGCCGTCCAGGGCCCCCGGTCGCTGCAGGTGCTCGAGCTGCTGGGCGTCCCGGGGGAGATCGGCTACATGTCGTTCGTGACCGGCACCGGCGGCGCCGGGGCGGAGGTGACCGTGTGCCGCACCGGGTACACCGGGGAGCACGGCTACGAGCTGCTGGTGGGCGCCGACCGCGCGGTGGAGCTCTGGGACGCCGTCCTCGAGGCCGGTCAGGACCTCGGCATCCGGCCCTGCGGGCTGGGCGCGCGGGACACGCTCCGCACCGAGATGGGGTACCCGCTGCACGGCCACGAGCTCTCGCGCGACATCACGCCGAACCAGGCACGGGCCGGCTGGGCCGTCGGCTGGCGGAAGCCGGTGTTCTGGGGGCGGGACGCGCTCGCGGCGGAGAAGGAGGCGGGCCCCGAGCGCGTGCTGTGGGGGCTGAAGGCGACCGGGCGCGGGATCCCGCGCCCCGGCATGGCGGTGCTCGGCGCGGACGGCGCCCCCGTGGGCGAGGTGACCAGCGGGACCTTCTCCCCGTCGTTGCGCACCGGGATCGGGCTGGCGCTGGTCGACACCGCAGCCGGCGTCGAGGAGGGCGGGGAGCTCACCGTCGACGTCCGCGGCCGTCCGCAGCCGGTCACCGCCGTCCGCCCGCCGTTCGTGCCCTCGCACGTGCGCTGA
- a CDS encoding serine/threonine-protein kinase — MPAVVPPGEPPAVQPPAVPGYVLETLLGRGGSGEVWRAVPRGGGEPVAVKVLLAGDPERQAREAALLGELDHPHLVRLVEVVHQPRRGGTPRIALVLDLLAGGSLAALLARRGRLRPGEVVTAIAPVAGALAHAHANGVVHADLSPGNIVFTAEGRPVLTDLGVARVLGETAAAEVTPAYVDPIVARGGTPGPASDVFGVAAAAFHALTGVAPWNAATPRDTLTVAAGGQLPDLRELAPDAPPELVAVITRGLAPDPHDRGTAAEFALHLRHACRPEPVALTGLARPAGTGGPDARTELTHVVPGRRPRPAPVVVRPAGRHRGLARAGRVVSASGRLAKGLLAAALVLAALATTAWVGTRWGGGSTRDEEAAVAVAAVRAPASATGTPDASPPAAPEPRPGPGAASVPTGPGEWTALVSDLYGRRAEAFGAPSVARLADVYTPGSTLGAADAEHVRALAAAGEVLRGFEPAVVELTVVTASAGRAELLLTDRWPDYRVVPRDRPDGAALRTVAGRPDAQVRMVLARTPAGWRIEHAERLG; from the coding sequence ATGCCTGCCGTGGTCCCCCCTGGAGAGCCCCCCGCCGTCCAGCCGCCCGCCGTCCCCGGCTACGTGCTGGAGACGCTGCTCGGCCGGGGCGGCTCCGGCGAGGTGTGGCGGGCGGTACCGCGCGGGGGCGGGGAGCCCGTCGCGGTCAAGGTGCTCCTGGCCGGGGACCCCGAGCGCCAGGCGCGCGAGGCGGCCCTCCTCGGCGAGCTGGACCACCCGCACCTCGTGCGGTTGGTCGAGGTGGTCCACCAGCCGCGGCGGGGCGGGACGCCGCGGATCGCGCTGGTCCTCGACCTGCTCGCGGGTGGGAGCCTGGCTGCCCTGCTGGCGCGGCGCGGGCGGCTGCGGCCCGGGGAGGTGGTCACCGCCATCGCCCCGGTGGCCGGCGCGCTGGCGCACGCCCACGCCAACGGAGTGGTGCACGCCGACCTCTCACCAGGCAACATCGTCTTCACCGCGGAGGGGCGGCCGGTGCTCACCGACCTGGGTGTGGCGCGGGTGCTGGGGGAGACGGCGGCCGCCGAGGTCACTCCCGCCTACGTCGATCCGATCGTGGCCCGCGGCGGGACGCCCGGCCCGGCGTCGGACGTGTTCGGGGTGGCGGCGGCCGCCTTCCACGCCCTCACCGGCGTCGCGCCCTGGAACGCCGCGACCCCTCGGGACACGCTGACCGTGGCGGCCGGAGGGCAGCTGCCCGACCTGCGGGAGCTGGCGCCGGACGCACCGCCGGAACTGGTCGCGGTCATCACCCGGGGCCTCGCCCCGGACCCGCACGACCGCGGGACGGCCGCGGAGTTCGCGCTCCATCTCCGGCACGCCTGCCGCCCCGAGCCCGTGGCCCTGACCGGGCTCGCGCGGCCGGCCGGCACCGGCGGGCCCGACGCACGCACCGAGCTGACCCACGTGGTCCCCGGCCGCCGTCCCCGCCCCGCGCCCGTGGTCGTGCGACCGGCCGGTCGGCACCGGGGCCTGGCCCGGGCCGGACGGGTCGTATCGGCGTCCGGTCGGCTGGCCAAGGGCCTGCTGGCCGCGGCGCTGGTCCTCGCCGCACTGGCGACCACCGCCTGGGTGGGCACCCGCTGGGGCGGGGGGAGCACGCGGGATGAGGAGGCGGCCGTGGCCGTGGCCGCGGTGCGCGCCCCGGCGTCCGCCACCGGGACGCCGGACGCGTCGCCGCCGGCCGCTCCCGAGCCGCGGCCCGGGCCCGGAGCCGCATCGGTACCGACCGGCCCGGGGGAGTGGACCGCGCTGGTGTCCGATCTCTACGGCCGGCGCGCGGAGGCCTTCGGCGCCCCCTCGGTCGCGCGGCTCGCCGACGTCTACACCCCCGGCAGCACGTTGGGCGCGGCCGACGCGGAGCACGTGCGGGCGTTGGCCGCCGCCGGTGAGGTGCTGCGCGGTTTCGAGCCGGCCGTCGTCGAGCTCACCGTCGTCACGGCCTCCGCCGGGCGCGCCGAGCTCCTGCTGACCGACCGCTGGCCCGACTACCGCGTGGTGCCCCGTGACCGGCCGGACGGCGCGGCGCTGCGCACGGTGGCCGGACGGCCGGACGCCCAGGTGCGGATGGTCCTGGCGCGCACGCCCGCCGGATGGCGGATCGAGCACGCCGAGCGGCTGGGCTGA
- the lpdA gene encoding dihydrolipoyl dehydrogenase yields the protein MSEPTSPADLVILGGGSGGYAAAFRASELGLKVVLIEKDKVGGTCLHRGCIPTKALLHAGEVADLAREGEQFGVKTSLAGIDMDGVNSYKDGVVSKLYKGLQGLVKARKITYVEGEGRLTSPTTVEVNGQSYEGKHVLLATGSYPRTLPGIEIDGTKVITSEEALRLDRVPSSAIVLGGGVIGCEFASAWKSFGVDVTIVEGLPHLVPLEDESSSKLLERAFRRRKIGFELGNKVAGVQTTDNGVKVTLENGKELEAELVLVAVGRGPVSSGLGYEEVGVEMERGYVLVDEYMRTNLPTVSAVGDLVPTLQLAHVGFGEGILVAERVAGLEPAPIDYAGVPRITYSDPEVASVGLTEAQAKERYGEVKTLTYDLAGNGRSQILKTTGAVKLVQAPDGPVVGIHMVGSRVGELIAEAQLIYNWEAEADDVASLIHPHPTQSEALGEAHLALAGKPLHVHG from the coding sequence GTGAGCGAACCCACCTCCCCCGCCGACCTGGTCATCCTCGGTGGTGGCTCGGGCGGATACGCCGCGGCCTTCCGCGCCTCCGAGCTCGGGCTGAAGGTCGTCCTGATCGAGAAGGACAAGGTCGGCGGCACCTGCCTGCACCGCGGCTGCATCCCCACCAAGGCCCTGCTGCACGCCGGTGAGGTGGCCGACCTCGCCCGCGAGGGCGAGCAGTTCGGTGTGAAGACGTCGCTGGCCGGCATCGACATGGACGGCGTCAACAGCTACAAGGACGGCGTCGTCTCCAAGCTCTACAAGGGGCTGCAGGGCCTGGTGAAGGCCCGCAAGATCACCTACGTCGAGGGCGAGGGCCGGCTGACCTCCCCGACCACCGTCGAGGTGAACGGGCAGAGCTACGAGGGCAAGCACGTGCTGCTGGCCACCGGCTCCTACCCCCGCACCCTCCCGGGGATCGAGATCGACGGCACGAAGGTCATCACCAGCGAGGAGGCCCTCCGGCTGGACCGGGTACCGAGCTCGGCGATCGTGCTCGGCGGCGGCGTCATCGGCTGCGAGTTCGCCAGCGCCTGGAAGTCCTTCGGCGTCGACGTCACCATCGTCGAGGGCCTGCCCCACCTCGTGCCGCTGGAGGACGAGTCCTCCTCCAAGCTGCTCGAGCGGGCGTTCCGCCGCCGCAAGATCGGCTTCGAGCTGGGCAACAAGGTGGCCGGTGTCCAGACCACCGACAACGGCGTCAAGGTGACGCTGGAGAACGGCAAGGAGCTGGAGGCCGAGCTGGTGCTCGTCGCGGTCGGCCGCGGGCCGGTCAGCTCCGGCCTCGGCTACGAGGAGGTGGGCGTCGAGATGGAGCGCGGCTACGTCCTCGTCGACGAGTACATGCGCACCAACCTCCCGACGGTCTCCGCCGTCGGCGACCTCGTCCCCACCCTGCAGCTGGCCCACGTCGGCTTCGGCGAGGGCATCCTCGTCGCCGAGCGGGTGGCCGGGTTGGAGCCCGCGCCGATCGACTACGCCGGCGTCCCCCGCATCACCTACTCCGACCCCGAGGTCGCCTCGGTCGGCCTCACCGAGGCGCAGGCCAAGGAGCGCTACGGCGAGGTCAAGACCCTCACCTACGACCTGGCCGGCAACGGCCGCAGCCAGATCCTGAAGACGACGGGCGCGGTGAAGCTGGTCCAGGCGCCGGACGGTCCCGTGGTCGGCATCCACATGGTCGGCAGCCGGGTCGGCGAGCTCATCGCCGAAGCCCAGCTGATCTACAACTGGGAGGCCGAGGCCGACGACGTCGCCAGCCTCATCCACCCGCACCCGACGCAGAGCGAGGCGCTCGGCGAGGCCCACCTGGCCCTGGCCGGCAAGCCCCTGCACGTGCACGGCTGA
- a CDS encoding TIGR01777 family oxidoreductase: protein MKVAVSGASGLIGSALLPALRADGHEVLQLVRRTPRTAEEHRWDPAHRRIDPALLRDIDAVVNLAGVGIGDRRWNAQHKQAVLDSRVDSTATLSEALAQAAQSAPDRPRILLNASAVGYYGDTGDRIIDESAPPGDDYLADVCVAWEGATEPAANAGVRVCALRTGLVLGPGGLLARMLPIFRAGLGGRLGSGRQYFPWISLEDEVSAIRFLLTSLVSGPVNLCGPAPVTNAQFTAALARVLHRPAVLPVPGPALWLVLGEFARVGVLAGQRAVPTALQDAGFRFAHTDVHSALRAAIAKP, encoded by the coding sequence ATGAAGGTCGCCGTGTCCGGTGCGTCCGGGTTGATCGGCAGTGCCTTGCTGCCCGCCCTCCGCGCCGACGGTCACGAGGTGCTCCAGCTGGTGCGCCGCACCCCGCGGACCGCGGAGGAGCACCGCTGGGACCCGGCGCACCGGCGGATCGACCCCGCGCTGCTCCGCGACATCGACGCGGTCGTCAACCTCGCCGGCGTCGGCATCGGCGACCGCCGCTGGAACGCGCAGCACAAGCAGGCGGTCCTCGACAGCCGCGTCGACAGCACGGCCACCCTGAGCGAGGCGCTCGCCCAGGCCGCCCAGTCCGCCCCCGACCGGCCACGGATCCTCCTCAACGCGTCAGCGGTCGGCTACTACGGGGACACGGGTGACCGGATCATCGACGAGTCCGCTCCGCCCGGGGACGACTACCTCGCCGACGTCTGCGTGGCCTGGGAGGGCGCCACCGAACCCGCCGCGAACGCCGGGGTCCGGGTCTGCGCGCTGCGGACCGGCCTCGTGCTCGGCCCCGGCGGCCTGCTGGCCCGGATGCTGCCGATCTTCCGCGCCGGGCTCGGCGGACGCCTGGGCTCGGGCCGCCAGTACTTCCCCTGGATCAGCCTCGAGGACGAGGTCTCCGCGATCCGCTTTCTGCTGACCAGCCTGGTGTCCGGCCCGGTCAACCTCTGCGGTCCGGCGCCGGTCACGAACGCGCAGTTCACCGCGGCGCTGGCCCGGGTGCTGCACCGCCCGGCGGTGCTCCCCGTGCCCGGCCCGGCGCTGTGGCTGGTCCTCGGTGAGTTCGCCCGGGTCGGCGTCCTCGCGGGGCAGCGCGCCGTGCCCACCGCACTGCAGGACGCGGGGTTCCGCTTCGCCCACACCGACGTCCACTCCGCACTCCGGGCGGCGATCGCCAAGCCCTGA
- the lipB gene encoding lipoyl(octanoyl) transferase LipB: MAELHVVRAGTVPYEEAWARQRELHARRVAGEVPDTLLLLEHPSVYTAGRRTEPHERPVDGTPVVDVDRGGKITWHGPGQLVGYPIVALPDPVDVVAYVRRLEGALIDVCAGFGVAAGRVEGRSGVWLPADPPGSGFRPERKVAAIGIRVARGVTMHGFALNCDPDLGAFGAIVPCGIPDAGVTSLSAELGRDVRVADALDPTEQAVHAALAAVPTPS; encoded by the coding sequence GTGGCCGAACTGCACGTGGTGCGCGCCGGGACCGTTCCCTACGAGGAGGCCTGGGCGCGGCAGCGCGAGCTGCACGCGCGGAGAGTGGCCGGCGAGGTCCCCGACACGCTGCTGCTGCTGGAGCACCCCTCGGTGTACACGGCCGGCCGGCGCACCGAGCCCCACGAGCGGCCGGTGGACGGCACGCCGGTGGTGGACGTCGACCGCGGCGGCAAGATCACGTGGCACGGACCGGGCCAGCTGGTCGGGTACCCGATCGTGGCCCTGCCCGACCCCGTCGACGTCGTCGCCTACGTCCGGCGGCTCGAGGGGGCGCTGATCGACGTCTGCGCCGGGTTCGGCGTGGCCGCCGGCCGCGTCGAGGGCCGCAGCGGCGTGTGGCTGCCGGCCGACCCGCCGGGCAGCGGGTTCCGGCCCGAGCGCAAGGTCGCGGCGATCGGCATCCGGGTGGCGCGCGGGGTCACGATGCACGGCTTCGCCCTCAACTGCGACCCCGACCTGGGCGCCTTCGGGGCCATCGTGCCCTGCGGCATCCCCGACGCCGGGGTCACCTCGCTGTCGGCGGAGCTGGGCCGCGACGTCCGCGTCGCCGACGCGCTGGACCCGACCGAGCAGGCCGTGCACGCGGCGCTGGCCGCGGTACCGACCCCGTCGTGA
- a CDS encoding YihY/virulence factor BrkB family protein, translated as MTGTRPRERASDRIRERVEEKAARRAAAAEPASRPRPGDPQALPPGAPGPETLPGIDASSPTQIPAKGWKQVLKRAWAENNADNMPIIAGGVAFFGFLSIFPALIALISIYGLVASREQAASQVADFTSGLPDEARQLITDQVTAITEAGGALTWGLVLSILAALWTASGGVNNLVKAVNIAYDEVETRNFLKLRALSLALTLGAIVFVVLTIGLVAVVPLVLDALPLGGVATVLAQVARWVLLLLVVIGSLAVLYRVAPDRDAPQLRWVSLGSVVVTLVWAVVSLGFSFYVNNFGSYNETYGAIAGVIVLMLWLYLTCYLVLLGAEINSEAEHQTGHDTTEGEPLPMGERDAVKADTLPAKAEPEKGDSDPTRKNAP; from the coding sequence ATGACCGGCACCCGGCCCCGGGAGCGAGCCTCCGACCGGATCCGCGAGCGGGTCGAGGAGAAGGCCGCCCGGCGCGCCGCCGCGGCCGAGCCGGCCTCGCGTCCGCGGCCCGGTGACCCGCAGGCCCTGCCGCCGGGAGCGCCCGGCCCCGAGACGCTGCCGGGCATCGACGCCTCCTCGCCCACGCAGATCCCGGCCAAGGGCTGGAAGCAGGTGCTCAAGCGCGCCTGGGCGGAGAACAACGCCGACAACATGCCGATCATCGCCGGTGGCGTCGCGTTCTTCGGCTTCCTGTCGATCTTCCCGGCGCTGATCGCCCTCATCTCGATCTACGGGCTGGTGGCCTCCCGCGAGCAGGCCGCGAGCCAGGTCGCCGACTTCACCTCCGGCCTGCCGGACGAGGCCCGCCAGCTGATCACCGACCAGGTCACCGCCATCACCGAGGCCGGCGGCGCGCTCACCTGGGGCCTCGTCCTGTCGATCCTCGCCGCGCTCTGGACCGCCTCCGGCGGCGTGAACAACCTGGTCAAGGCGGTCAACATCGCCTACGACGAGGTCGAGACCCGCAACTTCCTGAAGCTCCGCGCCCTCTCCCTGGCCCTGACGCTCGGCGCGATCGTCTTCGTCGTCCTGACCATCGGCCTGGTCGCGGTCGTCCCGCTGGTGCTGGACGCGCTGCCGCTGGGCGGGGTGGCGACCGTGCTCGCCCAGGTCGCCCGCTGGGTCCTGCTGCTGCTGGTCGTCATCGGCTCGCTGGCCGTCCTCTACCGGGTCGCCCCCGACCGGGATGCGCCGCAACTGCGCTGGGTGAGCCTCGGCTCGGTCGTCGTCACCCTGGTGTGGGCGGTGGTCAGCCTCGGCTTCAGCTTCTACGTCAACAACTTCGGCTCGTACAACGAGACCTACGGCGCGATCGCCGGCGTCATCGTCCTGATGCTGTGGCTGTACCTCACCTGCTACCTGGTGCTGCTCGGGGCGGAGATCAACTCCGAGGCCGAGCACCAGACCGGCCACGACACCACCGAGGGCGAGCCGCTGCCCATGGGCGAGCGCGACGCGGTGAAGGCCGACACGCTGCCGGCCAAGGCCGAGCCGGAGAAGGGCGACAGCGACCCCACCCGCAAGAACGCGCCCTGA
- a CDS encoding oxidoreductase, whose amino-acid sequence MGVLDRWRRRRGGGPERATLDRGSQRADLTHLEQFVATRRGVEGYVEPRTAVTEATIVLVAADGEWTRRRIDGPDVARRLSRELTIPVYDAQVTGYPQRMRDWSARQKRGN is encoded by the coding sequence ATGGGCGTGCTCGACCGGTGGCGCCGGCGGCGGGGCGGCGGTCCGGAGCGCGCGACGCTCGACCGCGGTTCGCAGCGCGCCGATCTCACCCACCTCGAGCAGTTCGTCGCGACCCGCCGCGGTGTCGAGGGGTACGTCGAACCGCGCACGGCGGTCACCGAGGCGACGATCGTGCTGGTGGCGGCCGACGGTGAATGGACCCGACGGCGGATCGACGGACCCGACGTGGCGCGGCGGCTGTCCCGGGAACTGACCATCCCGGTGTACGACGCGCAGGTGACCGGCTACCCCCAGCGCATGCGCGACTGGAGCGCCCGCCAGAAGCGCGGCAACTAG
- a CDS encoding leucyl aminopeptidase: MPPTISATDHPLEKLTGDAVVVAVGKGPEGLLPTPGAEAVDRLLGGRLLPALADLGARGAEDEVTRLPSFGQGPFPVVAVAGLGAPDAAGGYRPEALRRAAGAASRALTGRRSVVSLLAAVGGTPDADRLHAVGEGSLLGAYEFTAYKSDLPADRPAPPSEFTIVVPGAGAAETALRRVRAVADAVALVRDLVNTPPNDLHPAEMAARGAAAGEKLGLSTEILDEDALAAGGYGGILAVGGGSTRKPRLLRLSYAGKGARKKVALVGKGITFDSGGISIKPAAKMEDMKSDMAGAAAVIATVCLVAQLGLPVDVVATVPMAENLPSGTAYRPADVVTFRNGKKAEITNTDAEGRVVLADAIARAAEDRPDVLLETSTLTGAQMVALGARTSGVMGSDDLRDAVIAASERSGESMWPMPLPAELRKGLDSTVADLVNANADRLGGMLVGGHFLAEFVPAGLPWAHIDIAGPSYNTAAPWGYTPKGGTGVPVRTLLATIEDLIAD, encoded by the coding sequence GTGCCGCCGACGATCTCCGCCACCGACCACCCGCTCGAGAAGCTGACCGGCGACGCCGTCGTCGTCGCCGTCGGCAAGGGGCCCGAGGGCCTGCTGCCCACCCCCGGCGCCGAGGCGGTCGACCGGCTGCTCGGCGGCCGGCTGCTGCCCGCGCTGGCCGACCTGGGCGCCCGGGGCGCCGAGGACGAGGTCACCCGCCTGCCCTCCTTCGGGCAGGGCCCCTTCCCCGTCGTCGCCGTCGCCGGCCTGGGCGCTCCCGACGCGGCCGGCGGGTACCGCCCCGAGGCGCTGCGCCGGGCCGCCGGCGCCGCCAGCCGCGCGCTCACCGGCCGCCGCTCCGTGGTGAGCCTGCTCGCCGCCGTCGGCGGCACGCCCGACGCCGACCGGCTGCACGCCGTCGGCGAGGGCTCGCTGCTCGGCGCGTACGAGTTCACCGCGTACAAGTCCGACCTGCCCGCCGACCGGCCGGCGCCGCCGAGCGAGTTCACGATCGTCGTCCCGGGCGCCGGCGCCGCCGAGACGGCTCTGCGCCGCGTCCGCGCCGTCGCCGACGCGGTGGCCCTGGTCCGCGACCTGGTCAACACCCCGCCGAACGACCTGCACCCGGCCGAGATGGCCGCCCGCGGCGCGGCCGCCGGCGAGAAGCTGGGGCTGTCGACCGAGATCCTCGACGAGGACGCGCTGGCGGCCGGCGGCTACGGCGGCATCCTGGCCGTCGGCGGGGGGTCCACCCGCAAGCCGCGGCTGCTGCGGCTGTCCTACGCGGGCAAGGGCGCGCGCAAGAAGGTGGCGCTGGTCGGCAAGGGCATCACGTTCGACAGCGGCGGCATCTCGATCAAGCCCGCCGCGAAGATGGAGGACATGAAGAGCGACATGGCCGGCGCCGCCGCCGTGATCGCCACCGTGTGCCTCGTCGCGCAGCTCGGCCTGCCCGTCGACGTCGTCGCCACCGTGCCCATGGCGGAGAACCTGCCCAGCGGCACCGCCTACCGCCCGGCCGACGTCGTGACCTTCCGCAACGGCAAGAAGGCGGAGATCACCAACACCGACGCCGAGGGCCGCGTCGTCCTGGCCGACGCGATCGCGCGCGCCGCCGAGGACCGTCCCGACGTCCTGCTGGAGACGTCCACCCTCACCGGCGCCCAGATGGTCGCCCTCGGCGCCCGCACCTCCGGCGTCATGGGCTCCGACGACCTGCGCGACGCGGTCATCGCGGCATCGGAGCGCAGCGGTGAGTCCATGTGGCCGATGCCGCTGCCGGCGGAGCTGCGCAAGGGGCTGGACTCGACGGTCGCTGACCTCGTCAACGCCAACGCCGACCGGCTGGGCGGCATGCTCGTGGGCGGTCACTTCCTGGCCGAGTTCGTGCCCGCGGGCCTGCCGTGGGCGCACATCGACATCGCCGGGCCGAGCTACAACACCGCCGCCCCCTGGGGCTACACGCCCAAGGGCGGCACCGGCGTTCCCGTGCGCACCCTCCTCGCGACGATCGAGGACCTCATCGCCGACTGA